In the Diceros bicornis minor isolate mBicDic1 chromosome 22, mDicBic1.mat.cur, whole genome shotgun sequence genome, one interval contains:
- the LOC131419995 gene encoding spermatogenesis-associated protein 31D3-like has product MEFSQWNVLSFLNSPIEVCPSVCSTFLDTDPNLTIVCGLWLLLLFLCLLVGIPSAPTCWETKVFQKRQGRAKRRRKGGTSRGWSYYQREIEEKRKLISILKSPLGQHHTTIRARQLLCPDSFCEVCNNATAEVNRLLFLEDLEDDTLFVSSMASTASVTESSFTVSSAFSEVPLGDLIPAPLPEPSPRPPSLADCLSPSPPGHSLPPEPFPPLDSKFPASHFPSQPLAFPCLPSQDTQMTDPVLQPEATLSLHTIFSLDPTLSQDINPLPNLSQTMNPTDSLASYHAPLTLSVSPPPDCALTVTQSKSVSILLKSLPENSSPDSPGWLSTCGLTIKGTDHSSLSVSEFSRWQPHAKGLFPSTLPPCDFHQEFLALHSSEASFERDPAANLIEPGNLPFLSPDIRALLERQVQKRSDFLMWKERDKESGSFPKELGADDQLNSSGKMLESIADKHDSAVSLPFWSGKGKPKELHVQQQPSYPKTLEDHLEQKRIQLFWGLPSLHSESLPSAVRGSGDSSSIFIFNTISNASTDHEHPVPPHSLPLSLPEIEPQPLPQPLPQSQPLPLSQDQPQAHLQCPLPILPSGPRPQIRICGVCFHRPQNEPESLSTSEIQHLEWNVLQKQQESLWGLPSVLQRSQEDFCPSAPNSTCCRASQAHGSVSILPAEFPLSDELRKKLDHHLRKRLIQHRWGLPRRIHESLSLMMPPTNFAETSELESSHGLSLISVNKKLNVGLSQPESFHERGSELPQLEKDMGKDQQHSPENGSKAHLLSDTETSSHKDLGYDSEKDLSSHMPSLSGKNSRASAGNLDQKQLQNVLKVHLSKKFEEISEGRLPGTVHSSRHAIKQTLLLSDKSHTQIKQRSLPPSLGGDHSLNTFQELSFIDSRAQQMLEAHIKRFRMRMLWGLPRRVLESIEIFKLKDAASQSLSRSHFPSSTNLISEVDSKSGGFKPLRGSSKSLRGEKVGTTISALVLGRPLPATSPVGREGPGTLGQSPSGINQELAEDVQRSNGARQTLQPVTHGITRKVSQRQTRLCDRHPPKLPARQVEVGHVPKDNRVSSSDRAEMRQGKKMEKKSEPLSEPTVSREIFRAKELNALQSKTGNVLTTSKPGSSQMINANEKEVEITVTTESPLPKTSVPRDPTSSDLKEQLLRELKSKLEKREQSQAQGQPTDRPLASESLTDKASLTHAQGVSSGDTCASQVLHVHLEDRGISMEQRQESWVPKHVLRRCHDENFPPAAERVSPTSPKAEERGGGDAGLGTSQPRRKSLPTQDVPLEETLGSKSSQIPSQKGQPPPESLFRKKMNHFLQWLHPGIKGKRQENSQGKGSPISSAQSRGLITRRAAVTGTTTAQKTMTDAGKFPEEKLGRRHVIDTTCPQGPLPSPRKSEKTQQKAEAQGRAEPVQGHPSNYRVPSCKATNTKSCRQEALTGSQSYPISVRRSRDEDRHPRKTVKDPQWGQKPPSSVPPRELVPHPNPTCRRQAGQGPPVALTSDEGTVFRDLSLLFQQKMLLQHFQTGKFPTPK; this is encoded by the exons ATGGAGTTCAGTCAATGGAATGTTCTCTCATTTCTGAATAGCCCTATTGAGGTGTGTCCGAGCGTCTGCTCAACATTCTTAGATACTGACCCCAACCTCACCATTGTGTGTGGGTTGTGGTTGCTCCTTCTGTTCCTGTGCTTGCTGGTGGGGATTCCATCTGCACCAACCTGCTGGGAAACCAAAGTCTTCCAAAAG cgtcagggcagagccaagaggagaaggaaagggggAACATCGAGAG GTTGGAGCTACTACCAGAGggaaatagaggagaaaaggaagctGATTTCTATTCTGAAAAG CCCCTTGGGCCAGCATCACACCACCATCCGCGCTCGTCAACTCTTATGTCCAGACTCCTTCTGTGAGGTGTGTAATAACGCAACTGCTGAGGTCAATCGGCTGCTGTTCCTGGAGGACCTGGAAGACGATACTCTCTTTGTGTCTTCCATGGCTTCCACAGCTTCTGTGACTGAGTCATcattcactgtgtcctctgcctTCTCAGAAGTCCCTCTAGGAGACCTCATACCAGCCCCTCTGCCTGAGCCTTCCCCACGGCCCCCCTCCTTAGCTGACTGTCTTTCACCCTCACCACCGGGTCACTCTCTGCCACCAGAGCCTTTTCCTCCCTTGGATTCCAAATTTCCAGCAAGCCATTTCCCATCCCAACCCCTTGCCTTTCCCTGTCTCCCATCACAAGACACTCAGATGACAGATCCTGTTCTCCAACCAGAGGCCACTTTGTCTCTGCATACCATCTTCTCTCTTGACCCCACCCTTTCCCAAGATATCAACCCCTTACCAAATTTGTCCCAGACAATGAATCCCACTGATTCATTGGCTTCTTATCACGCACCACTGACCCTGTCTGTCTCACCACCACCAGATTGTGCTTTAACTGTGACTCAATCTAAATCGGTTTCCATCTTACTGAAGTCTCTTCCAGAGAACTCATCTCCAGATAGCCCTGGTTGGTTGTCCACTTGTGGCCTAACAATCAAAGGCACTGACCATTCAAGCCTGTCAGTTTCAGAATTCTCCCGGTGGCAACCTCATGCCAAAGGCCTGTTCCCTTCCACCTTGCCACCATGTGATTTTCATCAAGAGTTTCTTGCCCTCCATTCTTCAGAGGCCTCTTTTGAGAGAGACCCTGCAGCCAACCTTATAGAGCCTGGTAACCTCCCGTTTCTCAGCCCTGATATCCGGGCACTCCTAGAGAGACAAGTCCAAAAGAGGAGTGACTTCCTGATGTGGAAGGAAAGGGACAAGGAAAGCGGTTCTTTTCCAAAAGAACTTGGGGCAGATGACCAGCTAAATTCTTCGGGGAAAATGTTAGAGTCAATTGCTGATAAGCATGACTCAGCAGTCTCCCTTCCTTTTTGGAGCGGCAAAGGCAAACCAAAGGAGTTGCACGTGCAACAGCAGCCCTCATATCCTAAAACCTTGGAGGACCATTTAGAGCAAAAACGTATCCAGCTCTTCTGGGGTCTCCCATCTCTGCACAGCGAGTCCTTGCCCTCTGCTGTCCGTGGGTCAGGTGACTCTTCCTCAATCTTCATTTTCAATACCATCTCGAATGCCTCCACAGACCATGAACACCCAGTACCTCCCCATTCCCTACCTTTGTCCTTGCCTGAGATAGAGCCTCAACCCTTGCCTCAACCCCTGCCCCAATCCCAGCCCCTACCTCTCAGTCAGGACCAGCCCCAGGCCCACCTTCAATGCCCACTCCCAATCCTACCATCTGGTCCTCGACCCCAGATTAGGATCTGTGGAGTGTGCTTCCACAGACCCCAGAATGAACCAGAGTCTCTCAGCACATCTGAAATTCAACACCTGGAATGGAATGTGTTGCAGAAACAACAGGAAAGTTTGTGGGGTTTACCATCTGTGCTCCAAAGATCTCAGGAGGACTTCTGTCCTTCAGCTCCCAACTCAACTTGCTGCCGGGCCTCCCAGGCCCATGGTTCAGTCTCCATCCTTCCCGCAGAGTTTCCTCTCAGTGATGAGCTGCGGAAGAAACTAGACCATCACCTTCGAAAGAGGCTCATCCAACACCGGTGGGGCCTACCCCGCAGGATCCATGAGTCTCTGTCACTGATGATGCCTCCGACCAATTTTGCAGAGACATCTGAGTTGGAGAGCAGTCACGGACTCTCGTTGATCTCTGTGAACAAAAAGCTAAATGTTGGATTGAGCCAACCCGAAAGCTTCCATGAGAGGGGCTCAGAACTGCCTCAGCTAGAGAAGGACATGGGGAAGGATCAGCAGCACAGCCCAGAGAATGGCTCCAAAGCTCATCTATTGAGCGACACAGAGACCTCTTCCCATAAGGATCTGGGCTATGACTCTGAGAAAGACCTAAGTAGTCACATGCCGAGTCTGTCAGGGAAAAACTCAAGGGCCTCAGCGGGGAATCTAGATCAGAAACAACTTCAAAATGTCCTGAAAGTACATTTGAGCAAGAAGTTTGAGGAAATCAGTGAGGGTCGGCTCCCTGGAACTGTGCATAGTTCACGGCACGCTATCAAGCAGACATTGCTGCTTTCTGACAAATCCCACACCCAAATAAAACAGAGAAGTCTGCCACCATCACTGGGTGGGGACCACTCCCTGAATACCTTCCAGGAGCTTTCCTTCATTGATTCCAGAGCACAACAGATGCTGGAAGCCCATATTAAAAGGTTTCGTATGAGGATGCTGTGGGGCCTTCCCCGCAGGGTCCTTGAATCCATAGAGATCTTTAAACTGAAAGATGCCGCATCCCAGTCCCTGTCCCGTTCTCACTTTCCCTCCTCAACCAACCTGATTTCTGAGGTGGACTCCAAATCTGGGGGCTTCAAGCCCCTCAGAGGAAGTTCTAAATCTCTTCGTGGAGAAAAAGTAGGAACAACAATTTCAGCCCTGGTCCTGGGTCGTCCTCTCCCAGCCACCTCACCTGTGGGCAGGGAAGGACCGGGGACCCTGGGACAATCACCCTCTGGTATCAACCAAGAGCTTGCAGAGGATGTTCAGAGAAGTAACGGTGCCAGACAGACTCTCCAGCCTGTCACACACGGCATCACACGCAAAGTAAGTCAGAGACAGACTCGACTGTGTGACAGACATCCCCCAAAGCTGCCCGCAAGGCAAGTCGAGGTCGGACATGTGCCAAAGGATAACAGAGTGAGTTCCAGTGATAGAGCAGAAATGCGACAGGGCAAAAAGATGGAGAAGAAGTCAGAACCTCTCTCCGAGCCCACCGTGTCCAGGGAGATATTCAGGGCCAAGGAGCTCAATGCTCTTCAATCGAAAACTGGTAACGTCCTGACAACCAGCAAGCCAGGAAGCTCCCAAATGATAAATGCAAATGAGAAGGAAGTAGAAATTACTGTGACCACTGAAAGCCCCTTGCCAAAAACATCAGTTCCCCGAGATCCTACATCATCAGACCTTAAAGAACAGCTGTTGAGAGAATTAAAGTCTAAACTGGAGAAGAGGGAGCAGAGCCAGGCCCAAGGCCAACCCACTGACAGGCCCCTTGCCTCAGAGAGCTTGACTGACAAGGCCTCACTGACTCATGCCCAGGGTGTCTCCAGTGGGGACACGTGCGCTTCCCAGGTGCTGCATGTCCATCTGGAGGACAGAGGAATCAGCATGGAGCAGCGGCAGGAGAGCTGGGTCCCTAAACATGTCTTAAGGAGGTGCCACGATGAGAATTTCCCACCAGCTGCAGAGAGAGTGAGCCCTACAAGCCCCAAAGCAGAAGAGCGTGGTGGAGGGGATGCAGGGTTGGGGACATCCCAACCTAGAAGGAAGAGTTTGCCTACTCAGGACGTGCCACTAGAGGAGACGCTTGGGAGCAAGTCTTCCCAGATCCCATCACAGAAGGGACAGCCTCCTCCTGAGAGcctcttcaggaaaaaaatgaaccacTTTTTGCAATGGCTTCATCCCGGGATAAAAggcaaaaggcaagaaaattccCAGGGAAAGGGCAGCCCCATATCATCTGCACAGAGCAGAGGTCTAATTACAAGGAGAGCTGCTGTTACTGGGACAACCACAGCTCAGAAGACCATGACAGACGCTGGGAAGTTCCCAGAGGAGAAACTGGGGCGTAGGCATGTGATAGATACCACCTGCCCTCAAGGGCCCCTTCCCTCCCCGAGGAAGTCTGAGAAAACTCAGCAGAAGGCAGAAGCGCAGGGCAGGGCAGAGCCTGTCCAGGGGCATCCTTCCAACTACAGGGTTCCCTCCTGCAAAGCAACAAACACCAAGTCCTGCCGCCAGGAAGCTCTCACTGGCAGCCAGAGTTATCCTATAAGCGTTAGACGGAGCAGAGACGAGGACAGACACCCCCGGAAAACTGTGAAAGATCCGCAATGGGGTCAGAAACCTCCCTCATCCGTGCCCCCCAGGGAGCTTGTGCCCCACCCAAACCCCACCTGCAGGCGTCAAGCCGGCCAGGGGCCTCCGGTCGCTCTCACCTCTGATGAAGGCACTGTGTTCAGAGATCTGTCTCTGCTATTTCAACAGAAAATGCTTCTCCAGCATTTCCAGACAGGAAAATTTCCCACCCCAAAATAA